The Micrococcales bacterium sequence GGCGGGAGGTTTTGAACCAGGGGTCGCCAGGATCGCCCAGAAATCACCATCACGACGTGACGGCATTGCACCACGACGTCAAGCCCTTGTTCCACGGCGTGGCGGAAACAGCCTTCCGGATGCGACTTGATGGTGCCGAACGAATCTGGGGTTACACCACCGGCACCACCTTCTGGATCATGCTTTTCGACCGTAACCACCAGGTCTACCAAATCGAAAAGCGCCACACCTAGATGTGCCTCCAACCCACCTAGCCCCGCCGGTTAGGCTGAACGGCGTGAGCAAAACCGGCGGCGAACCAGGGCCTATCCGGGACCAGGCCGGGAACGGGTCTCCGACCCGACCGGATACTCCCGGCACGGCGCCCGCAAATCCGCCGGCACCTTATGCGGCGCCCAAACCCTCCGCCGCGCTTGAGCCGATTCTGGAATCCGCCGCCAGGCTGCAGCAGCTCGTGCCTAACGCTGTGCTGGTGGGAGGATCAGCGGCTGCGTTTCATGCCGGCCACCGGGTGTCCTTCGACCACGACCATACCCTGGCTGACCTGCGAGAACGGTTCGACCAGGTGCTCGAGGCAATAGAGGAAGACCCCAGCTTCCACCGCGCCAGGGTCCAACCCAAGAAGATCATCCTGGGCCGGCTGGGCGACATTGAGGTCGGAATACGTCAGCTGCGCCGCTCAAGGCCGCTGGAAACCGAACAGATCGAGCTACCCAGCGGCGCGAGGCTGACGGTGCCGACCTTGCCGGAGACGCTTCGAGTCAAGGCCTATTTGGCG is a genomic window containing:
- a CDS encoding nucleotidyl transferase AbiEii/AbiGii toxin family protein, producing MSKTGGEPGPIRDQAGNGSPTRPDTPGTAPANPPAPYAAPKPSAALEPILESAARLQQLVPNAVLVGGSAAAFHAGHRVSFDHDHTLADLRERFDQVLEAIEEDPSFHRARVQPKKIILGRLGDIEVGIRQLRRSRPLETEQIELPSGARLTVPTLPETLRVKAYLAVTRNQVRDYLDIAALSDKIGTPEAAEVLNLIDEYYPDETADPADQPVRTQLVTQLAAPAPSDKKTIDQLSQYKSLRPPWNKWEQVADRCLAISLAMVGKRG